The Thalassophryne amazonica chromosome 18, fThaAma1.1, whole genome shotgun sequence DNA window CGACTTGGAGATGTGGATGGTGCCGATGACCTGCTGAAAGGTACCACAGGAGTAAAACCGCAGCACAATGAAAACCTGAAGAAGAGCTGGCAGGTGGTTGTTCCTCTTCGATTGGTGGTTGATGGCTGGAGCGATCATGTCCACAATGAAGAGGACTGTAGGCAGATGGAAGCGGTATCGCTGTTGAACCTTGGCgcccgtaaacatctccaatggattttcCGGTCCTGGAACACCCGCTCCCGCCACAAGgctttccttccttcctgctccataaagtggtggtacatgatagccgccatttttgaggtaagaccctgatgttttgtcaactaaaataagattagcctcctctgtacaagGCTAAAAACATTAGTCGGCTAGTGTGAAACTTAAGCCGACCAAGTGCTTTGTGCAATTACTAATGTCAAGAAATTGGTCGACTAATCaagattagaccgctttatgaaaccgggcccaggttccaatttcttattcttttttttttttttttttggctaaccCTCTTTCCATCTTCCTTCTCCATGTGTAGGTAGTAAGTTGGGTACATGCCCTTCTCCATCCCCCTCTTGTCCCGGGTGATCCGACACTGGATCGTCACTTCTCTTGGGGCTGGACGCAATGCGAACTTCTGCAGTTCCTCTGCTGAGAGTGGAGATGTACACTGAACAGAAGAAAAGGACAATTTtcatttgcttttttgtttttaccccaGTATATCAAAAATATGTTGCACATTTCCTTCTTCCAGGTGAATATTTGCCAGTAAGATCTtactctttcattggattcacttTCTGAAGATGAAATCTCCCTGTAGTTGGAGTTAAGTGAAGCTAGACTTGGTGTAGTTTTATCGTCTTTGTTCGTCTTTCTCTCTTTCGTTTGCTTGTCCTTTGTTTCGTCATCTTTGCTCTCCTCACTTAATTGGCACCTAGCTGTGGAGGTAACACACAGATTAATTAACCTACACTGTCAAAGTAGTTAAAACACAGTCTCTGGTACAGAGACAGAGGATCACCAACATTTGTCGAGACATTTCTTCCTCTTAGGCGACTGAGAGCCAGCTCTCAGGGACCCATCCTCTTCATCAGTGTCTTCATGTTCTTCACTCTTGGCCTCCTCGACCTCTGACTCTGTTTCTGGGCCTGAAGATTCCTTTGAGTGCTTCTCTGCAAAACAGAACATTCTTAAATAGCAATTTTACCATCCAACACTATTTTAAGGCATTTAAAAATAATCTACAATAGAAAAGGCTATAAATTGCCAAAGATAGCCTGAGTCTTTGAACCTGTCACAATTATTGACAGATTCAAGAACATTAATGTTCCTTTTACGTTGTTTTGCTGTCCTCTTCATTGCTCCAGATTCATGTTGTCTTTTAGATTTCACTTTGTCTTTCTTATTCCTGTGCCATTCCTTCCTCGCCTCCTTTCCCCCAGTCTGCTCTGCCCCTGAAAAAGCAATGAGTTTTGGATGAATATTTAAAGAAAAGTTTCCAAAGAGCTACATTTTCATTTAAGCTATCCAAAATTCACTTGTTTTCCACTGTCTTCTgcacaaataaagaataaaatcagaTTTTTCATTCCTTTACCATTATCTTGTGTCATCTGGGCATCATTTTCCACTTcacactttggatcagggtcGTTCTCGATGTCTAAGTTCATTGTCTTGGGCGTCACCGATTTCTCCAGAAGGAACTTATCTGATAACGTGGTTGTAACATCACATTCGCCTAGTGTGATCTCTTCCAGCGGGTTATCGTGGCCGTGCTCAATTTGATCTCCAGGGGAACAAAACAGTTTCattaaaatgtacataaattttaaaaaaatggagCCATGTAATATGCTTTGTTAAAGAATACTTGATTCTCTGACTAACCACTCAGGGATGTCCTGCTCAGCGACTGGCTGATCAGAGGCATCTCATCGGGGTGGTTTcccttctgtcttctgttcttagGCCGAGTGTCTGAATTAGCAACCACCATCTGAGTGTCGGTCCTCTTTCTTTCCTGTTTTTTCATCATAAGGATTCTCTGTGGGATCATAATATCAGATTTTATTCAGATGCAATGTTTTTAAAGTGCATTTTGTTTAACAATCTCTACAAGCTTTGTCAGGTTTCACTGGAATTGTGAATCAACAACTTTTCTCCCCTAAATCTAACTACAAACTAACAATGTATGTGCAAGTGCACATACAACAGCCTTCACAAATGTATGATAGCAAACCCAGGGTTGTACCTATAGCCaagtgcaaccccaattccagtgaagttgggatgttgtgtaaaatgtaaataacagaatacgatttgcaaatccttttgaaacatgttgcaggtatccatttcaaaatgagcaaatatttgcacaaaagcaataaattttatcagtttgaacattaaatatcttgtctttgtggtgtattcagttgaatataggttgaaaaggatttgcaaatcattgtattctgtttttatttgcatttcacacaatgtcccaacttcattggaactggggttgtagggtAAATGAAGGAATGCACAGGgctcaaaatccaaaaatgctccaatccttttgaaaaatataccacattatttgtctgataataatgaatccaTAGTTTAGACTATTTAGGACTGAATGTTCTGAAGTTATTAGGTAAAAACACCAAAAATTGTGACATAAAAGTTGGTTTCACTTTATATgagtgtcaaaagttaaagtttctctaattttagtaaaaaattatgcaaattattggttcagCTAATAGGGCTCTAAAAAAGGAATAGTTCACACCATCTGTTTTGCATATTTATCACATTATGGAGTAAGACATGCCAAAGAATCCAATGGGCTTTGATCTTatttgaccattactttggagaccaaaaatTCACCAC harbors:
- the si:dkey-220f10.4 gene encoding tubby protein, with translation MADHNIRQQKLDNQRILMMKKQERKRTDTQMVVANSDTRPKNRRQKGNHPDEMPLISQSLSRTSLSDQIEHGHDNPLEEITLGECDVTTTLSDKFLLEKSVTPKTMNLDIENDPDPKCEVENDAQMTQDNGPETESEVEEAKTRCQLSEESKDDETKDKQTKERKTNKDDKTTPSLASLNSNYREISSSESESNERCTSPLSAEELQKFALRPAPREVTIQCRITRDKRGMEKGMYPTYYLHMEKEDGKRIFLMAGRKRKKSKTSNYLISTDPLNLSRYTTGYIGKLRSNVLGTKFTVYDGGENPDKKPFIKECESLRQELAAICYETNVLGIKGPRKMTVILPGMQENDERVCICPQSDQETLLVSQENGNTSKLVTLVNKFPSWNEQTGSFVLNFSGRVTHASVKNFQIIHPDNEDYIVMQFGRIAKNVFSMDYTYPMCALQAFAVALSSFDGKLACE